The DNA region TCGCCCACGATGTCGCCGGGGCCGCGCAGGGCGTGCAACGCCTCGTAACCGTTCGGCGCGGACGTGGTGACCTTCGTCCAGCCGTTGACGATCAACAGGACGTACGCGGACGGTTCGTCCTGCCTGAGCAGCGGGGCCCGGGAGGCGAAACTCAGCTCGCGGCCCAGTCCGAGGAGGGACACCCGGTCCTCGCGCTCCAGGCGGGCGAGAAAGGGCACCCGGTCGTCGAGCCCGTCGCCATCGGGTATGTACGCCGCCGCCATCCCGTCCCCCGATCGTCCACCGCGCGGTTCAATGTACTGAGGACGCGTATGACCGGACCGACAAGGTTGTTTTCCTGCCGTGCGTCCGCGGCCGGCTGTCTCAATTCCGTTGGCCGTGAGCTGCGGAAGTCCGGCGTGTCGTGGCGGACAGCATTTGTTTTGACCGGAGTCGACGAGGTAGGTACGCTCAGACCTTGTGCCTGGGGTGTGCCTGGGCTCGTGTGCGTGTCCTCAACCGCATGGCGAGTCCGTCAGTGGCTACCGCAATCTGCGCTCCTTCTGCCTTGCGGCAGGAGCTTGCAGTATTCGACACACCCGACCGCGTGGGTCGGTGACGTTCCAGGTTAGTTTCACGAACGGCACACAGAAACCGGAGAAGTAGTGCCTACGATCCAGCAGCTGGTCCGGAAGGGCCGGCAGGACAAGGTCGAGAAGAACAAGACGCCCGCGCTCGAGGGTTCGCCCCAGCGCCGCGGCGTCTGCACGCGTGTGTTCACGACCACCCCGAAGAAGCCGAACTCGGCACTCCGTAAGGTCGCGCGTGTGCGTCTGACCTCCGGTATCGAGGTCACGGCCTACATCCCGGGTGAGGGACACAACCTGCAGGAGCACTCCATCGTGCTCGTGCGTGGTGGCCGTGTGAAGGACCTGCCGGGTGTTCGTTACAAGATCATCCGTGGTTCGCTCGACACCCAGGGTGTCAAGAACCGCAAGCAGGCCCGCAGCCGCTACGGCGCCAAGAAGGAGAAGTAAGAATGCCTCGTAAGGGCCCCGCCCCGAAGCGCCCGGTCATCATCGACCCGGTCTACAACTCTCCTCTTGTCACCTCGCTGATCAACAAGATCCTGCTGGACGGCAAGCGTTCCACCGCCGAGCGGATCGTGTACGGCGCCATGGAGGGCCTCCGCGAGAAGACCGGCAACGACCCGGTCATCACGCTGAAGCGCGCGCTTGAGAACGTCAAGCCCTCGCTCGAGGTCAAGTCCCGCCGTGTCGGTGGCGCCACCTACCAGGTGCCGATCGAGGTCAAGCCCGGTCGCGCCTCCACCCTCGCGCTGCGCTGGCTCGTGGGTTACTCCCGCGCCCGCCGCGAGAAGACCATGACCGAGCGCCTCATGAACGAGCTGCTCGACGCCTCCAACGGTCTTGGCGCTGCCGTCAAGAAGCGCGAGGACACCCACAAGATGGCCGAGTCCAACAAGGCCTTCGCGCACTACCGCTGGTAGTCGCTACCCACATCGAGACCGAGAGAAGATTGAGCCTTATGGCCACCACTTCGCTTGACCTGGCCAAGGTCCGCAACATCGGGATCATGGCCCACATCGACGCGGGCAAGACGACCACCACTGAGCGGATCCTGTTCTACACCGGCGTCTCGTACAAGATCGGTGAAGTCCACGACGGCGCTGCCACGATGGACTGGATGGAGCAGGAGCAGGAGCGCGGCATCACGATCACGTCCGCCGCGACGACCTGCCACTGGCCGCTCAATGATGTTGACCACACCATCAACATCATCGACACCCCGGGTCACGTCGACTTCACCGTCGAGGTGGAGCGTTCGCTCCGCGTCCTCGACGGCGCCGTCACCGTGTTCGACGGTGTGGCGGGCGTCGAGCCGCAGTCCGAGACCGTCTGGCGTCAGGCGGACCGCTACGGCGTGCCGCGTATCTGCTTCGTCAACAAGCTCGACCGCACCGGTGCCGACTTCTTCCGCTGCGTTCAGATGATCACGGACCGCCTCGGCGCGACCCCGATCGTCATGCAGCTCCCGATCGGTGCCGAGGCCGACTTCACGGGTGTCGTCGACCTCGTGACGATGAAGGCGTTCGTCTACCCCGTCGAAGCGACCAAGGGCGAGGCGTACGACATCGTCGACATCCCCGCGGAGCTCGCGGAGAAGGCCGAGGAGTACCGCGGCAAGCTCATCGAGGCCGCCGCGGAGAACGACGAGGCGCTCATGGAGCTCTACCTGGAGGGCGAAGAGCCTTCCGCGGAGCAGCTCTACGAGGGCATCCGTCGCATCACCATCAACTCGGGCAAGGGCGGCGAGACGACCGTCACCCCCGTGTTCTGCGGCACCGCGTTCAAGAACAAGGGCGTCCAGCCCCTGCTCGACGCCGTCGTGCGCTACCTCCCCTCCCCCCTGGACGTCGAGGCCATCGAGGGCCACGGCGTCAAGGACCCGGAGGAGGTCGTCAAGCGCAAGCCGTCCGACGACGAGCCGCTCGCGGCCCTCGCGTTCAAGATCATGAGCGACCCGCACCTCGGCAAGCTCACCTTCGTCCGGGTCTACTCGGGCCGCCTGGAGTCCGGCACCTCGGTGCTGAACTCCGTCAAGGGCAAGAAGGAGCGCATCGGCAAGATCTACCGCATGCACGCGAACAAGCGTGAGGAGATCGAGTCGGTGGGCGCCGGCGACATCATCGCCGTCATGGGCCTGAAGCAGACCACCACCGGTGAGACGCTGTGTGACGACAAGAACCCGGTCATCCTGGAGTCCATGGACTTCCCGGCGCCGGTCATTCAGGTCGCCATCGAGCCCAAGTCCAAGGGTGACCAGGAGAAGCTGGGTGTCGCCATCCAGCGCCTCTCCGAGGAGGACCCGTCCTTCCAGGTGCACTCCGACGAGGAGACCGGCCAGACCATCATCGGTGGTATGGGCGAGCTTCACCTCGAGGTGCTCGTCGACCGCATGAAGCGCGAGTTCCGCGTCGAGGCCAACGTCGGCAAGCCCCAGGTCGCGTACCGCGAGACGATCCGCAAGGCCGTCGAGCGCATCGACTACACCCACAAGAAGCAGACCGGTGGTACCGGTCAGTTCGCCAAGGTGCAGATCGCGATCGAGCCCATCGAGGGCGGCGAGGCCTCGTACGAGTTCGTCAACAAGGTCACCGGTGGCCGCATCCCCCGTGAGTACATCCCCTCGGTGGACGCGGGTGCTCAGGAAGCCATGCAGTTCGGCATCCTGGCCGGCTACGAGATGGTCGGCGTCCGCGTCATCCTTCTCGACGGTGGCTACCACGAGGTCGACTCCTCCGAGCTGGCGTTCAAGATCGCCGGTTCGCAGGCGTTCAAGGAGGGTGCCCGCAAGGCGTCCCCCGTGCTCCTCGAGCCGATGATGGCCATCGAGGTGACCACGCCCGAGGACTACATGGGCGATGTCATCGGTGACATCAACTCCCGCCGTGGCCAGATCCAGGCCATGGAGGAGCGCAGCGGCGCTCGCGTCGTGAAGGGCCTCGTGCCCCTCTCGGAGATGTTCGGCTACGTCGGAGACCTCCGCAGCAAGACCTCGGGTCGCGCAAGCTACTCGATGCAGTTCGACTCCTACGCCGAGGTTCCGCGGAACGTCGCCGAGGAGATCATCGCGAAGGCCAAGGGCGAGTAACTCTCCCGAGCTCACGCTTTAGGCTTGTCACCGGAGCCTGGTGGGGCATTCGTCGCAGAGCGGAAGTTTTGCGCCGAATGCCCCCGGCTCCGGCATCCCAGCAAAGATCACCTGGCGCCGATGAAGCAAGGCGTACAGAACCACTCCACAGGAGGACCCAGTGGCGAAGGCGAAGTTCGAGCGGACTAAGCCGCACGTCAACATCGGCACCATCGGTCACATTGACCACGGTAAGACGACCCTCACGGCCGCCATTACCAAGGTGCTGCACGACGCGTACCCCGACCTGAACGAGGCCTCGGCCTTCGACCAGATCGACAAGGCTCCCGAGGAGCGCCAGCGCGGTATCACGATCTCGATCGCGCACGTCGAGTACCAGACGGAGTCGCGTCACTACGCGCACGTCGACTGCCCGGGTCACGCGGACTACATCAAGAACATGATCACGGGTGCCGCGCAGATGGACGGCGCCATCCTCGTGGTCGCCGCCACCGACGGCCCGATGCCGCAGACCAAGGAGCACGTGCTCCTGGCCCGCCAGGTCGGCGTTCCGTACATCGTCGTCGCCCTGAACAAGGCCGACATGGTGGACGACGAGGAGATCCTGGAGCTCGTCGAGCTCGAGGTCCGTGAGCTCCTCTCCGAGTACGAGTTCCCGGGCGACGACCTGCCGGTCGTCAAGGTCTCGGCGCTCAAGGCGCTCGAGGGCGACAAGGAGTGGGGCCAGACCGTCCTCGACCTGATGAAGGCCGTCGACGAGAACATCCCGCAGCCCGAGCGTGACGTCGACAAGCCGTTCCTGATGCCGATCGAGGACGTCTTCACGATCACCGGTCGTGGCACCGTCGTCACCGGTCGTATCGAGCGTGGCATCCTCAAGGTCAACGAGACCGTCGACATCGTCGGTATCAAGCAGGAGAAGACCACCACCACGGTCACCGGCATCGAGATGTTCCGCAAGCTGCTCGACGAGGGCCAGGCCGGTGAGAACGTCGGTCTGCTCCTCCGTGGCATCAAGCGCGAGGACGTCGAGCGCGGCCAGGTCATCATCAAGCCCGGTTCGGTCACGCCGCACACCGAGTTCGAGGCCCAGGCCTACATCCTGTCGAAGGACGAGGGTGGCCGTCACACCCCGTTCTTCAACAACTACCGCCCGCAGTTCTACTTCCGTACCACGGACGTGACGGGCGTGGTGACCCTTCCCGAGGGCACCGAGATGGTCATGCCGGGTGACAACACCGTCATGACGGTCAACCTCATCCAGCCGGTCGCCATGGAAGAGGGCCTGAAGTTCGCCATCCGTGAGGGTGGCCGGACCGTGGGCGCCGGCCAGGTCACCAAGATCGTCAAGTAATTACCTGACTGTCTGACCTGGTTGCTCCGCACAGAGCACCGAGAAGGGCCCCGGCCCGCCGCGCGAGCGGTGGACCGGGGCCCTTCTTCATGTCCGGGCGCAATGCCTGGGCAGGTTCTCGTTCAGGGGCGCCAGAGCCAGGGCAGGGCGTCCGGCCCCAGGGCCACCACCGTCGGCCGTCCGTCCTTCCCGACGTGCAGGGCCGGCCCGTCCAGCGCCACCGGTCCGTGCCGCCGTACGAAGAGCCCGCCGGGCGTACGGAGCTGGACGAGGCCCTCGGCGGTGCGGCCGAGCAGCACCGGGGCGCCCGGCGGCCCGGCGGCGGCCACCGGCCCGTACCCGTCGAAGCCCGTCCGGTCGCGGACCGGGCGCCCGTATCCGTCGATCCCGGTCTCGTCCGCCGTCTCCCCGGTCCGTACGGTCGTCAGGGCGGCCTTCGCCGCCGCGCGGTAGAACAGCCCGATGCTCCCGTCCGCCCCCGGCAGCGCGGCCGGCCCGTCACCGGGCACCGGCACCCCGGTGATCTGGGTGCGCGCGGTCAGCGCGTCGCCGGGCGCGTCCTGCGTCCAGTGGTGCACCGCGAAACGGCCCGCCGCGAAGACATGGACCCGGCCCTCGGCGTCCACCACGGCACTCAGCCCGTCCTGGATCTCGCCGCCGCCCATGTCCAGCCACCCGCTCCACCGGCCGGCCGTGTCCCGTACCCGGGTACTGACACCCTTCTCCGCGTTCCGTACGAAGAGATGCACCCGCCCGTCGGGCGCGGCGACCGCGACCGGGACACCGATCCGGCGCCCGCCGTCGTGCCCGCGCACCGGGTTCCCCAGCCCCTGCCAGGCTCGGAAGGCACCGCCGGGGGAGCGCTGCTCCAGCGCGACGATCTCGCGCTCGTTGTCCGCACCGTGCCCGCCGATCGCCGAGAACCGCAGCCCGAAGAGCAGATGGCGCCCGTCCGGCAGCGTCGCGCTGCCCAGGACCGGTGCGAGCGGGCCGCCGCCGAGGTCGTCCGGCGCGTCCCACACCCCGCTGCCCGGTGCGCTCTCGCGCCGGCGCACCGCCCGCAGGCCCAGCACCCCGTACGTGACGAGCCGGCCGTCCGGTTCGGTGGCGAGGGCGGGCCGGGGGCCCGGGTAGCGGTAGTGGGTGGACCGTACCCAGCCCTTCCGGTTGGTCAGCGGCCGGTCGCCGCCCACGTTGTAGTCCCCGCAGCCCGCCGGGTTGCCGCACTGCCAGTCGGCCGAGCCGCCGTACGGCACCAGGTGCGAGGCCTTCTCGGCGAGCACGGCGGGCGGCAGGTTCTTCGGCCAGTGCCGGTTGTAGTAGGCCCGGAACGCCGTGGTGGCGAAGCTCGGCACCTCACCGCCGCCCCGGGTGGCCCCTGCCACCCACCGGATCAGCGACGCCCAGGTGAACAGCGCGGCGGCGGTGTGGTCGGGGTGGTCGGAGTAGCCGTGCTGCTCGCTGTCCCGGCGCCGGACGGCCTCGCTGCTGTGCTGGATGTCGGGGTCCGGGTCCAGGGTGTGCAGGATGCTCGGCCGGTACCGGTCGAAGAGCCCGACCAGGACATCGATCAGCCCGTCGTAGGTGTACGAACCCGCCTTCTCCAGCGGGGAGCCGTCGGCGACGACGGTCGGCAGGACCAGGCGCCGGTCCTGCCAGAGGCTGGGCAGTCCGAGACGCCCGTACGAGGTGTGCATGGCGGTGTTGATGAAGATCAGCTCGACCCTGCGGCCGCGGTTGCCGAGGGTGTTGAGCTCGGCGCGGTGGCCGCCGTGCAGCTCGATGACGGACTTCTGCCACGGGGTGAACCTGCCGAGGCCGAGCAGTGTCGCGTACGCCTGGCGGAGCCCCTGGTGACGCGAGGAGGAGTACGCGGCCTTGTCGGGTGCGGGCAGCGGTCGGCCGGGTATTCGATTTATGCCGGTGGCCTCACCGCCGGTCAGATAGACGCAGACCAGCGGGGTCCCGGAGTCGAGGGCCTGCTGGGTGTCCGGGTTCATGAAGTACAGGTCGTCGTCCGGGTGGGCGAGGATCTGCATCATCAGGGCCGGGTGCGAGGTACTGATCGGCATTCCGGGCATCGGGTCCGCGGCGGGATCGCGGCGGCGGGGCGGTGAGGGCGCCGTGCAGGCGGTGAGGGCCGCCAAGCCGGTCGCGCCGGCCGCCGCCGTCATCAGAGTGCGCCGCGGCAATCCCGTGCGGGATGCGCGCGGCGCGGGTCGATCCGTCACACCGTGCTCCGTCCGTTCCCCCGCAGCGGGCGGCTGGGCGGCCCTGTGCTGCGTGCTGATCGCGTGCAGGCCGCGGCGGAAGGGGCGCGAGCCGCTGCTGCGGGGGGATAGACGGGGATTCCCGGGGGCGGGTTGCCTGGGTGTGCCCGGGTGTGACCAGGGACGGTTCAACGCGAGGGTGCCCGGGACGGTTCAACTCGCCGGTGTACGCACCATGAACACATCGATCGGGTCCTGCCGCTCCTCGGTGAA from Streptomyces sp. NBC_01591 includes:
- a CDS encoding PIG-L family deacetylase, producing MTAAAGATGLAALTACTAPSPPRRRDPAADPMPGMPISTSHPALMMQILAHPDDDLYFMNPDTQQALDSGTPLVCVYLTGGEATGINRIPGRPLPAPDKAAYSSSRHQGLRQAYATLLGLGRFTPWQKSVIELHGGHRAELNTLGNRGRRVELIFINTAMHTSYGRLGLPSLWQDRRLVLPTVVADGSPLEKAGSYTYDGLIDVLVGLFDRYRPSILHTLDPDPDIQHSSEAVRRRDSEQHGYSDHPDHTAAALFTWASLIRWVAGATRGGGEVPSFATTAFRAYYNRHWPKNLPPAVLAEKASHLVPYGGSADWQCGNPAGCGDYNVGGDRPLTNRKGWVRSTHYRYPGPRPALATEPDGRLVTYGVLGLRAVRRRESAPGSGVWDAPDDLGGGPLAPVLGSATLPDGRHLLFGLRFSAIGGHGADNEREIVALEQRSPGGAFRAWQGLGNPVRGHDGGRRIGVPVAVAAPDGRVHLFVRNAEKGVSTRVRDTAGRWSGWLDMGGGEIQDGLSAVVDAEGRVHVFAAGRFAVHHWTQDAPGDALTARTQITGVPVPGDGPAALPGADGSIGLFYRAAAKAALTTVRTGETADETGIDGYGRPVRDRTGFDGYGPVAAAGPPGAPVLLGRTAEGLVQLRTPGGLFVRRHGPVALDGPALHVGKDGRPTVVALGPDALPWLWRP
- the rpsL gene encoding 30S ribosomal protein S12 — translated: MPTIQQLVRKGRQDKVEKNKTPALEGSPQRRGVCTRVFTTTPKKPNSALRKVARVRLTSGIEVTAYIPGEGHNLQEHSIVLVRGGRVKDLPGVRYKIIRGSLDTQGVKNRKQARSRYGAKKEK
- the fusA gene encoding elongation factor G — translated: MATTSLDLAKVRNIGIMAHIDAGKTTTTERILFYTGVSYKIGEVHDGAATMDWMEQEQERGITITSAATTCHWPLNDVDHTINIIDTPGHVDFTVEVERSLRVLDGAVTVFDGVAGVEPQSETVWRQADRYGVPRICFVNKLDRTGADFFRCVQMITDRLGATPIVMQLPIGAEADFTGVVDLVTMKAFVYPVEATKGEAYDIVDIPAELAEKAEEYRGKLIEAAAENDEALMELYLEGEEPSAEQLYEGIRRITINSGKGGETTVTPVFCGTAFKNKGVQPLLDAVVRYLPSPLDVEAIEGHGVKDPEEVVKRKPSDDEPLAALAFKIMSDPHLGKLTFVRVYSGRLESGTSVLNSVKGKKERIGKIYRMHANKREEIESVGAGDIIAVMGLKQTTTGETLCDDKNPVILESMDFPAPVIQVAIEPKSKGDQEKLGVAIQRLSEEDPSFQVHSDEETGQTIIGGMGELHLEVLVDRMKREFRVEANVGKPQVAYRETIRKAVERIDYTHKKQTGGTGQFAKVQIAIEPIEGGEASYEFVNKVTGGRIPREYIPSVDAGAQEAMQFGILAGYEMVGVRVILLDGGYHEVDSSELAFKIAGSQAFKEGARKASPVLLEPMMAIEVTTPEDYMGDVIGDINSRRGQIQAMEERSGARVVKGLVPLSEMFGYVGDLRSKTSGRASYSMQFDSYAEVPRNVAEEIIAKAKGE
- the tuf gene encoding elongation factor Tu, translating into MAKAKFERTKPHVNIGTIGHIDHGKTTLTAAITKVLHDAYPDLNEASAFDQIDKAPEERQRGITISIAHVEYQTESRHYAHVDCPGHADYIKNMITGAAQMDGAILVVAATDGPMPQTKEHVLLARQVGVPYIVVALNKADMVDDEEILELVELEVRELLSEYEFPGDDLPVVKVSALKALEGDKEWGQTVLDLMKAVDENIPQPERDVDKPFLMPIEDVFTITGRGTVVTGRIERGILKVNETVDIVGIKQEKTTTTVTGIEMFRKLLDEGQAGENVGLLLRGIKREDVERGQVIIKPGSVTPHTEFEAQAYILSKDEGGRHTPFFNNYRPQFYFRTTDVTGVVTLPEGTEMVMPGDNTVMTVNLIQPVAMEEGLKFAIREGGRTVGAGQVTKIVK
- the rpsG gene encoding 30S ribosomal protein S7 yields the protein MPRKGPAPKRPVIIDPVYNSPLVTSLINKILLDGKRSTAERIVYGAMEGLREKTGNDPVITLKRALENVKPSLEVKSRRVGGATYQVPIEVKPGRASTLALRWLVGYSRARREKTMTERLMNELLDASNGLGAAVKKREDTHKMAESNKAFAHYRW